The following coding sequences are from one Bradyrhizobium sp. 200 window:
- the radA gene encoding DNA repair protein RadA: MAKSTLSFVCQNCGAAYNRWQGKCESCGEWNTLTEEDTTGSVPVSIRSKRRGRTFALESLTGKSNDAPRLSSGMTELDRVTGGGFVRGSVLLVGGDPGIGKSTLLTQATSMLARSGHRAVYISGEEAVAQVRLRAERLGLADAPVQLAAETSVEDIVSTLSEGAVPRLIVIDSIQTMWTDTVESAPGTVTQVRASAQALIRFAKKSGAAIILVGHVTKDGQIAGPRVVEHMVDAVLSFEGEGSQQFRILRAVKNRFGPTDEIGVFEMTGLGLREVSNPSELFLSERDLGSPGTAVFAGIEGTRPVLVELQALVAPTTLGTPRRAVVGWDPSRLSMVLAVLEAHCGVKLSGYDVYLNVAGGLRIQEPAADLAAAAALVSSLVNAPLPTDAVYFGEISLSGAVRPVAQTSARLKEAAKLGFGRAVLPESARGEVGSDGGLALNSVGGLTSLVAEIAARGSPRNTGAGNREAGREGVTEKNATPSRFRRENS; encoded by the coding sequence ATGGCCAAATCCACCCTCTCCTTTGTCTGCCAGAACTGCGGCGCGGCGTATAATCGCTGGCAGGGCAAGTGTGAGTCCTGCGGCGAGTGGAACACGCTGACCGAGGAGGACACGACCGGTAGCGTGCCGGTGTCGATCCGTTCGAAGCGCCGGGGCCGGACGTTTGCGCTGGAATCGCTGACCGGCAAGAGCAACGACGCCCCGCGCCTGTCCTCCGGCATGACCGAGCTCGATCGCGTCACTGGCGGCGGCTTTGTGCGCGGCTCGGTGCTTCTGGTCGGCGGCGATCCCGGCATCGGCAAATCGACGCTGCTCACGCAGGCCACCAGCATGCTGGCTCGATCAGGGCATCGCGCGGTCTATATTTCCGGTGAAGAAGCCGTGGCGCAGGTGCGGCTGCGCGCCGAGCGGCTGGGCCTGGCAGACGCACCGGTGCAGCTCGCTGCCGAAACGTCTGTCGAGGACATCGTCTCGACCTTATCTGAAGGTGCGGTGCCGCGCCTGATCGTGATCGATTCGATCCAGACCATGTGGACGGACACGGTGGAATCTGCGCCGGGAACGGTGACGCAGGTCCGCGCCTCCGCGCAGGCGCTCATTCGGTTCGCCAAGAAATCCGGTGCCGCAATCATTCTGGTCGGGCACGTCACCAAAGACGGCCAGATCGCGGGCCCCCGCGTGGTCGAGCACATGGTCGATGCCGTGCTGTCGTTCGAGGGCGAAGGCTCGCAGCAGTTCCGCATCCTGCGCGCGGTCAAGAATCGATTCGGCCCGACCGATGAAATCGGCGTGTTCGAGATGACGGGCCTCGGCCTTCGCGAGGTCTCCAACCCCTCCGAATTGTTCCTTTCTGAACGCGACCTCGGCAGTCCGGGCACTGCGGTCTTTGCCGGGATCGAAGGCACCCGCCCGGTGCTGGTGGAATTGCAGGCATTGGTGGCGCCGACCACGCTCGGCACCCCTAGGCGGGCCGTGGTGGGCTGGGACCCGAGCCGGCTGTCGATGGTGCTGGCGGTGCTGGAAGCCCATTGCGGGGTCAAACTGTCCGGCTACGACGTCTATCTGAACGTAGCGGGTGGCCTGCGGATTCAGGAGCCCGCAGCCGACCTTGCGGCGGCAGCCGCCCTGGTGTCGTCCTTGGTAAACGCACCGTTACCGACGGATGCGGTCTATTTCGGCGAGATTTCGCTCTCGGGCGCGGTCCGGCCGGTGGCGCAGACCTCCGCCCGGTTGAAAGAGGCTGCGAAACTGGGATTTGGCCGCGCCGTGCTGCCCGAATCGGCCCGCGGCGAGGTCGGCTCCGACGGCGGCCTGGCGCTGAACAGCGTCGGCGGCTTGACCAGCCTGGTCGCCGAAATCGCCGCGCGTGGCAGCCCAAGAAACACCGGGGCCGGCAACCGGGAAGCCGGTCGCGAGGGGGTGACGGAGAAAAATGCCACACCGTCGCGATTCCGTCGTGAAAACAGCTAA